TCCTCTCTCTGAAAGCAATTCTAAAAGTGTGATTCACCCCAATCTCCAAGAAGACGTGATAACAACACTCTTGAATCTTTCTATCCATGACAACAACAAAAAGCTTGTTGCTGAAACCCCCATGGTGATTCCTCTTCTTATGGAAGCATTGAGATCCGGGACCATCGAAACAAGGAGCAACGCAGCTGCTGCTCTTTTCACTTTATCTGCTCTTGATTCCAATAAGGAACTTATCGGAAAATCTGGAGCCTTAAAACCGCTCATTGATCTTTTAGACGAGGGTCATGCATTAGCAATGAAAGATGTTGCCTCTGCATTGTTTAACCTATGTATTATCCATGAAAACAATGCTAGAGCTGTGAGAGATGGCGcagtcaaaattattttaaagaaaattgcGGATGGTGTGCATGTAGATGAATTATTGGCTATTTTTGCAATGCTTTCTACTAACCAAAGAGCTGTTCAGGAAATGGGTGATCTTGGAGCTGTGTCTTGCTTGCTTCGCATAATTAGGGAAAGTACTTGTGAGCGCAATAAGGAAAATTGCATTGCGATCCTCCACACCATCTTTTTGAATGATCGAACCAAATGGAGAGCAATGAAGGAAGAGGAGAATACCTATGGGACAATATCTAAGCTTGCTCAAGATGGAACTGCAAGGGCCAAGAGAAAAGCTAATGGTATTCTTGAGAGACTCAAGAGGGCTGTTAATATTACTCATACTGCATGAAGAAGTTTGCAGAATTACTGAACACCCATTTGTAAATTCTACTTCTGTTTCCCAGATCTTTGGTTGTCAAAGCTACTCATCTTCAGTCACCATTTTGTAAATTCTTGAATTCCAGTTTCATGTTTATGAGTTAGTTGCTGTGAATAAATACGCCAGGAAGctttattaaaagattttaccCTTTGGTCGgctcaataatttattttattcttgaattccAGTTTCGTGTTAGTTGTCTCTTTTCCTTGTTTTCTACTGTAAGCCATCACTTTCGGAGTCTTAAAAACTCTTGTTTGCTAGTTTCAGCTTATATACTTGTATTTGATTGCCTTTTTAGTGTCTGTCCAATACTTCCTCCACATTCCTATTtgctaaataaaattttacacttCAATGCAGAGAGTATTGGATATTTGGGTTATgcaagattaaattttgttcttttttagtAACATGTGACCCTCCCTAAAATGAGAAATAAGAGTAAATAAGATTAAGACAATACCAAAGCTTTTTCACATTGGATGATTCATAAATGAAAGGGAATggttgataaaatattagtggAGTAACGAGAAGAATGTGCCCATATTGAATGGCGCTGTGATTTTCTGTTGTTGTGGTCCATCCAATCCAATCCATCCAAGATGTTGTGAAAAGTCTTCAATGAAATAGTTATACCACCAAAATTTATCATCTCCTTATGGCCAGTGAAAGGGCTGGTAAAATTCAACTCAACAAATCATAAATTTCAAGATCATACCATGTGGCTCTGGCATTAGATTGGTTCAATAAATTCACAATCCTCCAAGCTGTTTTTTGTAGAATGCACCACATGGACTGCTGGGATGGGAACTGGGCACTTGCGTTTCCACCAGAAAAACATATAAAGCaatgatcaattttttattaaaaaaaaaaaaagcaaaagagagagaaaagtggGTCTACAAATACAAAATTCATTAGCTGCTTCTATATCGTCTTATTGGGGGTGTGTTTGCTGGCAAGTTTGGAAGTGACATGGGGGGATAGTCTATTCATCCAAATGTCTATTCTTTCATTCATTCCCAGAGTTCGGACGGTTAACAAGGCAAAATTTAGAATCTCTTTTGGGAAGACATTTTCAATGCTGAACTGGATTTGTACCAGGAAAAGTAGATGTAATGCCACCGCAATTGGAAGAAACAAGAACACATTGTCAATTGATAAAACTGTCGTCAAATCATCTTTCGTCATCTCAATGCCCATATCATCCAAATGAGTGAATACAAATGGATGCCATGCCTCATCACTGTACTGAATATCAACAATACCTTGTTCGTTTTTTCCTTCTTTCGACACTTGACCCTTTACAGTTTTATGTTTCGTGCATAAATGTGGTGTGTGTTACTTTTACTTATcactaaaattatatgtataattttatatataaataatgatatattatcatataattaagtgttaatttatctttaattttcaactatctaatcacatgataacacataattatttatgcacaaaaattgtacacataacattactttttaCTTATGTACTTGTAAATAACATTTGAAATTAACCTTTGAGTgcgtttgattcaaataatattttattattaaaaatgaaagattatcgTAAAAATAAATTACGTTGAAGATTACTAGGGtataagttattattatgtttgataaaaacatatagttataaataattattatatttagttgaatgcaa
This sequence is a window from Mangifera indica cultivar Alphonso chromosome 5, CATAS_Mindica_2.1, whole genome shotgun sequence. Protein-coding genes within it:
- the LOC123217139 gene encoding U-box domain-containing protein 9 produces the protein MAKTGVFDSDPTLMAKATELKKELQRLVRLIVDDEDYRTEMIDQARETLSALRELKMKKRSLSLKLRETLLCPEEYKCPLSKELMRDPVVLASGQTFDRAYIQRWLKAGNRTCPKTQQVLSHTILTPNYLIREMISQWCKCQGIEMPNPVQYVNEEGISEADRDHFLSLLEKMSATLAEQKEAAKELRLLTKRMPSFRALFGESVDAIPQLLSPLSESNSKSVIHPNLQEDVITTLLNLSIHDNNKKLVAETPMVIPLLMEALRSGTIETRSNAAAALFTLSALDSNKELIGKSGALKPLIDLLDEGHALAMKDVASALFNLCIIHENNARAVRDGAVKIILKKIADGVHVDELLAIFAMLSTNQRAVQEMGDLGAVSCLLRIIRESTCERNKENCIAILHTIFLNDRTKWRAMKEEENTYGTISKLAQDGTARAKRKANGILERLKRAVNITHTA